From one Trifolium pratense cultivar HEN17-A07 linkage group LG1, ARS_RC_1.1, whole genome shotgun sequence genomic stretch:
- the LOC123881746 gene encoding BTB/POZ domain-containing protein NPY2, producing the protein MKFMKLGSKPDTFQTDANNNVRYVAGDLASDIVVSIGDMKFYLHKFPLISKSSHLQKLISLNNEENIDEIQISDIPGGASAFEICAKFCYGMTVTLNAYNVIATRCAAEYLGMHENIEKGNLLYKIDVFLNSSIFRSWKDSIIILQTTKSMLPLDEEQKVVTRCIESIANKASVDVSKVDWSYSYNRKKLPEENGIESNQNGVRTRHVPKDWWVEDLSELEVDMYESVIKNIITKEIQTNDVIGEALKAYAYRKLPNFSKGMVPCGDVSKHRLIVETIVKLLPSEKGSVSCRFLVKLLKAAIFVESEDRIKEELVKRIGQQLEEASVNDILIRAPDGETTMYDVGIVQNIVREFLMKDHNSEIQSVEGGELEGILKPGILSDASKLMVAKLIDSYLAEIAKDPNLPLSDFVNLAELVSNISRPAHDGIYRAIDTYLKEHPGINKGEKKRICKLMDCRKLSVDACLHAIQNERLPSRVVVQVLYFEQVRTAASSGTSTPDIITKGIKDLSIGSNGSSRSGTTNPEDDTDGSATAEELKALRKELASLRLSNGVGNSFKDGDAKPKMDKAVIGKMKGLLKSKKSFIKLWASKGGHGENSGSDSSESIGSANPEEVKSTPSRNRRHSVS; encoded by the exons ATGAAGTTTATGAAACTTGGTTCCAAGCCAGATACCTTTCAGACTGATGCCAACAACAATGTTAG GTATGTGGCTGGTGATTTGGCATCAGATATCGTTGTTAGCATAGGGGATATGAAGTTTTACTTACACAAG TTTCCTCTCATATCGAAGAGTTCTCACTTACAGAAGTTGATCTCCCTCAATAACGAAGAAAACATAGATGAAATTCAAATTTCCGACATTCCTGGTGGTGCAAGTGCCTTTGAGATATGTGCTAAGTTTTGCTATGGCATGACTGTTACCCTTAATGCTTACAATGTGATTGCCACTAGATGTGCAGCAGAGTATCTTGGAATGCATGAAAACATCGAGAAAGGAAACCTTCTTTACAAGATCGATGTTTTCCTTAACTCTAGCATTTTTCGTAGTTGGAAGGATTCAATCATCATTCTTCAGACTACAAAGTCCATGTTACCCTTGGACGAGGAGCAAAAGGTTGTTACTCGTTGCATTGAATCTATAGCAAACAAGGCGTCTGTTGATGTGTCCAAAGTTGATTGGTCTTATTCGTATAACAGAAAAAAGCTTCCGGAGGAAAATGGGATTGAGTCAAACCAAAATGGAGTCAGAACTCGACATGTGCCAAAAGACTGGTGGGTTGAAGATTTATCTGAGCTTGAAGTTGACATGTATGAATCTGTgattaaaaatatcataaccaaggaaattcaaactaATGATGTAATTGGCGAAGCCTTGAAAGCTTATGCTTACAGAAAGTTGCCAAATTTCAGCAAGGGTATGGTCCCATGTGGGGATGTGTCGAAGCATCGGTTGATAGTTGAAACTATTGTGAAGTTGTTGCCTTCTGAGAAAGGCAGTGTTTCGTGTCGGTTCTTAGTCAAGTTATTGAAAGCTGCAATTTTTGTAGAATCAGAAGATAGGATTAAAGAAGAGCTAGTAAAGAGAATTGGCCAGCAACTGGAGGAGGCTTCGGTAAATGATATTTTGATTCGAGCACCAGATGGTGAGACTACAATGTATGATGTCGGTATAGTACAAAACATTGTAAGGGAGTTTCTTATGAAAGATCATAATTCTGAGATTCAATCGGTTGAAGGTGGTGAACTTGAGGGGATTCTTAAGCCAGGAATATTATCAGATGCTTCTAAGCTGATGGTTGCAAAACTCATAGATAGTTACCTTGCTGAAATCGCAAAGGATCCTAATTTACCATTGTCAGATTTCGTTAATCTTGCTGAGTTGGTCTCAAACATCTCTCGTCCTGCTCACGATGGCATTTACAGGGCTATTGACACATATTTGAAG GAGCACCCTGGGATTAACAAAGGCGAAAAGAAGCGAATATGCAAGTTGATGGATTGCAGAAAGCTATCAGTTGATGCATGTTTGCATGCAATACAAAACGAGAGGCTGCCGTCACGTGTAGTTGTGCAGGTACTATATTTCGAGCAAGTCAGAACCGCTGCATCATCAGGTACTAGCACTCCAGACATAATAACTAAAGGAATCAAAGACTTGAGCATTGGATCCAATGGTAGCTCAAGGTCCGGGACAACTAATCCAGAAGACGACACAGACGGTTCAGCAACAGCCGAGGAACTAAAGGCATTAAGAAAGGAACTTGCGTCGTTGAGACTAAGTAACGGAGTTGGAAACAGTTTCAAAGACGGAGATGCTAAACCAAAAATGGATAAGGCTGTTATTGGGAAGATGAAAGGGTTGTTGAAGTCAAAGAAGTCTTTCATTAAGCTATGGGCAAGCAAAGGTGGACATGGTGAAAATAGTGGTTCGGATTCATCCGAGAGTATTGGTTCTGCTAACCCTGAAGAAGTTAAATCTACACCATCAAGAAATAGGAGGCATTCAGTTTCCTAA